In the Candidatus Sulfotelmatobacter sp. genome, GAAGCTGTAGTTGTTGGTGCTCATGAAATCGCGCACCACCTGCTTCAGATCCTGTCCCGAGCCGCCCTTTTCCCAGTTGACGCCGAAGAACGCGACGTTCTTTCCCTTGTACTGCTCGTAGATCTTCTGGAACACGGGCAGCTCCTGCCGGCACGGCCCGCACCACGAGCCCCAGAAGTCGAGCACCACCACTTTGCCCTTGTAGTCCGAGAGCTGGAAGTTCTTGCCTTGAAGATCGGGCAGCGTCCAGTTGGGCGCGGCGCGCTCGTAGCGGCGCGCGTCGAGCGCCACCGACTTGCGCGACGCGGCGCGGGAGGCATCGATCGCCGCCTCGAGCCCGGCGGTCGAGCCGTGCTTCTTGATCCACAGCGCGTGCAGTGGCGCCACCGCGGTGGTGTCGGTGCCCAGGTAAACGCCCATCGAGCGCACGTAGTAATTGATGGCGAGATCGGTCTTTCCCTGCTTCTCGTAGGCTCCGCCGAGCTTGGCCAGCACGCGTTGGCTGTCGGGGGTGAATTCAAGCGCGCGCGTCAGCACCACGATCGCCGTGTCGGGGCGGTTGTTGAGGAGCAGCGCCTCGCCGAGCGTGGCGAGCGCAAAGCCGCGAATCTGATCGGCGCTCGGATCGGGCGGGAGGTCGTGATACGAAGCGCGCGCCATGGCCAGCGCCTTTTGCGGCATCTCGTTCCGGTTGATCAAGTACTGCGCGACCTCGCCGTTCACCATCGCGCGCTGCTGGCGTTCTTCGTCGCTTCGGTAGGTCCAGAGCGCGGTGTCGGCGGCCCCGGCCACCACCGCACCCGGCGCCTTCGACACGATCAGCCCGGCGAGCAGCATGCGGCGCATGTAGAGCGCATAGGTGCTGTCAGGGTTGTTGGCGAGGAAAGAGCGCACCGTCTTGACCGCGTCCTGGGCGCGCGCCGGATCCTGCAGCGCGCTGTTCAGGTTGATGAGGTCGTTGGCGGCCATTCGGTTGCCGGCGGATGCGGGGCGCGACGCGACCAGCATGAGCACTGCCAGGGCGATCGGGGTGGCAGCGAGCAGGCGGAGAGCGCGAGGTGGAGCGAACGTCATGAAGTCCTTCCAGTCGGATGTCGAATTCGGGAGCGTGGGATGGGCGTCGGGCGCT is a window encoding:
- a CDS encoding redoxin domain-containing protein, yielding MTFAPPRALRLLAATPIALAVLMLVASRPASAGNRMAANDLINLNSALQDPARAQDAVKTVRSFLANNPDSTYALYMRRMLLAGLIVSKAPGAVVAGAADTALWTYRSDEERQQRAMVNGEVAQYLINRNEMPQKALAMARASYHDLPPDPSADQIRGFALATLGEALLLNNRPDTAIVVLTRALEFTPDSQRVLAKLGGAYEKQGKTDLAINYYVRSMGVYLGTDTTAVAPLHALWIKKHGSTAGLEAAIDASRAASRKSVALDARRYERAAPNWTLPDLQGKNFQLSDYKGKVVVLDFWGSWCGPCRQELPVFQKIYEQYKGKNVAFFGVNWEKGGSGQDLKQVVRDFMSTNNYSFPVVLDHERSAQMAYDIQGFPTVFLIDRTGMIRYQNVGVAEGIEHILADQIDSLLE